The following are from one region of the Salvia splendens isolate huo1 chromosome 2, SspV2, whole genome shotgun sequence genome:
- the LOC121763777 gene encoding PHD finger protein ALFIN-LIKE 1-like: MASVSSGPRTVEEIFKDYSSRRAGIIRALTYDVDEFYGLCDPEKENLCLYGHTNETWEVNLPAEEVPPELPEPALGINFARDGMNRRDWLSLIAVHSDCWLLSVAFYLGARLNRNERKRLFSMINELPTVFEVVTERKPVKDKPNADSGSKPRGSTKRSSDGQAKSNPRLADESFEEDEDEHSETLCGTCGGNYSADEFWIGCDICERWYHGKCVKITPAKAESIKQYKCPSCMKRGRQ; encoded by the exons ATGGCTTCGGTTTCTTCCGGTCCTCGAACTGTAGAGGAGATCTTCAAAGATTACAGCTCTCGCCGTGCTGGAATCATCCGTGCTTTAACTTATG ATGTGGACGAATTCTATGGCCTTTGCGATCCAG AGAAGGAAAATCTGTGCCTATATGGCCACACAAATGAAACTTGGGAAGTAAATCTTCCAGCTGAGGAAGTTCCACCCGAACTTCCAGAGCCAGCGCTTGGGATCAATTTTGCTAGGGATGGAATGAATCGTAGAGATTGGCTTTCTCTAATTGCTGTGCATAGCGATTGTTGGTTGCTATCTGTGGCTTTCTACCTTGGGGCCAGGCTGAACCGCAATGAAAG GAAGCGACTCTTCAGCATGATCAACGAGCTGCCAACTGTCTTTGAAGTGGTGACTGAAAGGAAGCCTGTCAAAGACAAGCCTAATGCTGACAGTGGAAGCAAACCTCGTGGTAGCACAAAG AGATCTAGCGATGGCCAGGCTAAAAGCAACCCACGGCTTGCAGATGAGAGTTTTGAAGAGGATGAAGACGAACACAGTGAGACACTCTGCGGAACCTGTGGTGGAAACTACAGTGCGGATGAGTTCTGGATCGGGTGTGACATATGCGAGCGCTGGTACCACGGGAAATGCGTGAAGATAACCCCTGCCAAAGCTGAGAgcatcaagcaatacaaatgcCCTTCGTGCATGAAACGAGGCAGGCAGTAG